The genomic interval TGAGCTATCGATATGGCTCGTTCGTTTGACCGGCAAGCAGCGCTGTGATGATTCAGCCTTTGATGAGGATGAACGAGAGATTGGCAAGGCGGGTTGAGACAGAAGTTCTTGTGTTGTCGGAAGTGATTTGTTCTATATTGTTATGACATTATATGATCTGAACAGGACTTGAGAATAATGACGAAATCCAATCCTATGCGCTTTTTGATTCAGCTTATCATCAGTCTTTTCTTCTGTCTCGCGGCCAATCTCTTCGCGGCGGATGTGAAATCACATTGGCCTGAAGGACAGGAGCGGACATACCAGTACAAGATGGGCACGGCGATAATCGGAACCCAGACCGCCAAACTCGTCGGAACAGTGACATTGCCCAGGCACGGCCGCTCCTACTATTTCGACATGAAGGTGAATCTCGACATGTCGTCGGTCGGACAGTCATTCAAGATGGATATGGCTTGCTCACTGTTCTGCTCTCTTCGCGGCCTGCCGAAGCATTACTACGGAGAATATCACGTCAATCGCGAAGAAGTGAGGGTGACCGGCGACATCATAGATGACCGATTCGTCGCCCACTCTGTCGGCGGAGGGGTCGATACTTTGGTGTCCTTTGACATGCCGCCCGGGACGTTCCTCGTCGACAACAACTTCGTTGCACAGTGGCAGCTGATGTTTGCCAATTTGGAGCTGACTCCCGGTGATACGCACAGCATCGACATACTGATTCCGCAGGCTTTGCGTCGCCTGCCGATGAAGCTCGTCGTCCTCGGCAATGAGACAATTGAGGTGAACAACAGAGAAGTGGAATGCACCGTTAGCCAAATCGATTTTGTAAACAGCCGATTCTATACTGATTCAAGCGGTAAGCTCCTGCGCGTTGTTGATTCACGCCAGAGTCTTATTATTGACTTACTACCTGAGGGGACGACTGTCGAAGATGCTGCTGGAGGGACATTCTGGAGCACATTTCACCGCCGGCTTCTTATCTGGGGTCTATTCGCCGTCTGGGTGTCGATGCTACTGGTGTTGCTCGGACGAAGAGGGATCAAGAATCGTGACTACTGGCTGCTGTTTGCTGTCTCTGGTGCCGCTTTTGCTCTTGTGGTTGTCGTGCAGGCACCGATTCAGCACAAGCTCTCCAGAGCAATTTTTAGTGGAATCGGTTCTAAGGGTTCAGCGCTGTATTTAGCGGCATTCGTGATTGCGCTGGTCTCCGGGATTTTTCAGGAGACTCTAAAGGCAGGTTTGATATGGCTGCGGTGGTATCTCGCGGATGACAAACCAAACCTGAAACTTATGATAGGACTTGGAGCTGCCGCGGGGGCTGGATTTGGATTTGTCGAATCCTGCTGGCTGACTGGATCAGCTTTTGCGACTGGAGTCATGGGATTCGTCTCTTTGCCTGTATGGGAGAGGATCATCACTACGATATTTCATATTTCGACGGGAATCCTGCTCGGTTACGGGATCGGTCGGAGACAGATTTGGCAATACTGGTTACTTGCCGCATCGTTGCATACATTTGGTAATTTCTCTATTGTATTCTGGAGGCAAGGGTTCGTAGATGCTTACATCTTCGAGGGTTTTCTGACAATATTCTACCTGGTAGTCCTTGTAATAGCGGTCCAGGTGTCGCGAAGAATCGCGCGGAGATAATACCTCTTTTTTCGCTTGCCTAAACAGGTGGTGACGCATATATTCCTTGAGTTTTGATGGAATTGACAGTGAAATAGCAGCTATTGAGTGATTTGGTTAACAAACGGAGGACGACACAGATGGCAATGAAGATAATCGACGAGTGCACTGCATGCGGGCTTTGCTTGCCCGAGTGTCCTCAGAATGCGATCGAAGAGGGCGACATCTACATCATCGACGCGGATCTCTGCAACGAATGCGAGGGCGTCGACGGCGGCTCACAGTGTGTTGCTATCTGCCCGATAGATGACTGCATCATACAGGCATAGTTTCGACTTCTCTGAAAAAGCACCCGTCCGGGTGCTTTTTTTTTGCTCCCCAAACAAGTAACAAACGGGTTGCCAACCGGACAGTCCGGCGCTACATTGGCATCGAGACGGAGAATCCAATTCCGGCGCGTCATTCATGGAGTAAGCCTCAATATGCCCTACAAATTCATCGATGACATCGCAACTGCGGACTGTGCTGTCGCCATACAAGCAACTACCCTGGAGAGCTTGTTTTGCGACGCAGCGAGAGCCCTCATCGATTGCATGACAGACATATCGATCGTTCAGGCGAACAAGACATGGAGCATCAGCCTGGATGAAGACAATCTGGAAAGACTCCTCTATTCCTGGCTCTCTGAACTCGTATTTATCAGAGACAGTGAGAATGTTTTGTTCTCCGACTTCAGCGTGGAGATAGCCGAGGATGCACATGCCTGCCATCTGCGAGCAGATATCATGGGCGAGAACATCGATCATGGTCGGCACGACATGCGTGCTGATGTGAAAGCTGTAACGATGCATATGTTCAAGATAGAGAGAGAGGCTGATACCTGGCGAGCGTTCGTAATATTTGACCTATAGGTGATATCATGGAGAAGAAAAAGATCTCTGAAGGTATATGGGAGATCGATCCATCGCAGAAGCAGGGCATGAATGTTCCTGCACGGATTCTGTCATCCGATCGTTTGATCGATAGAGTGGAGCAGGGTGTCTATGAGCAGATCACCAACGTTGCCTGCCTGCCCGGGATTGTCGGTTCGGCACTCTGCATGCCAGACGGTCACTGGGGCTATGGCTTCCCAATCGGTGGCGTCGCCGCCTTCTCGACGAGTGATGGCATAATTTCACCCGGTGGAATCGGATTCGACATCAACTGTGGCATGAAAATGCTCCGGACGAATCTGACCCTCGAGGAGATCCGCCCCAAGCTCCAGCAGCTAATCGACACGCTCTTTGACTACGTTCCTGCAGGGGCTGGAAAGACCGGCACAGTTCATCTCGATAACCGACGGTTCAGAGATATAATGACCGATGGTGTCGGCTGGTGTGTTAAGAATGGATTTGCGACAGCGGCCGATCAGGATGCAAGCGAAGAGTCGGGCTGCATCCGTGGAGCTAATCCCGATTTCGTCTCTGATAAGGCGTTCAAGCGCGGCCTCAATCAGCTTGGTACTCTTGGATCGGGGAATCACTATCTCGAAATCGAAGTTGTCAAAGAAAGCAACATTCTGGATCACGATATCGCGAGAGCCTTCGGTATTGATCGCCCCAACCAGATCGTTATCTCGATCCACTGCGGCTCGCGTGGATTCGGCCACCAGGTAGCCACCGACTATCTGCAGGTATTCGAAAAGAGCGTCAAGAAGTTTGGGATCAATGTCCGCGACAAAGAACTCGCCTGTGCACCATTCAAGTCCGATGAAGGGCAGCGATATTTCGCAGCGATGAAATGTGCGGCGAATAATGCCTTTGCAAACAGGCAAGTTATCGTGCACAGGATTAGAGAGGCATTCGAGAAAGTTCTTGGCAAATCGAATCAGGAGCTTGGCATCACTACGATCTATGACGTCGCGCACAATATCGCAAAGATAGAGAAGTACAGTATCGATGGCCGAGAGCAAGAGGTGGTTGTTCATCGCAAAGGTGCAACCCGCGCGTTCGGACCCGACGTCGACGGCATTCCGTCGAGATATCGCGGAGTTGGTCAACCGGTTATCGTTGGCGGCTCCATGGAAACCGGGGCGTATCTACTGGTCGGTACACAGAAGGCTATGGATTCGACTTTCGGATCGACTCTGCATGGTTCCGGCCGCACGATGTCGCGTATGAAAGCGAAGAAGCAGGTGCAGGGCAAAGCTCTCGCTTCGGAAATGCGTCAGCGCGGCATTCTTGTGCGTGCAGCATCATTCTCCGGTCTGGCGGAAGAGGCCGGATTCGCTTACAAGAATATTGACGATGTCGTTGACGCTGTTGCGAAGATCGGCATCTCGAAACCTGTGGCGAAGCTGCTGCCGATCGCGAATATAAAGGGGTGACCGCCCAGGTGCGGCTGGCAGGCGTCCTGTCGCCACTTTCGGATGCAACATACACAATTGGGCCTTGCAGTAGTACCGCGTGCCCGAAATCCTGATTCCGCAGCATCCGTTTTCTTGTTGACAATAGGATTTGCTGATCTATATTTCATTAACCACATATCGTTGGATATTTGTGATGAGATCGATTCCGCGCTCGTGCCAGCGCGAAGCACGTTGCTGGTCGTCATTATGCGATGCTCTCTTAGAACAATGGCGTAAATATGTCGCCATTGCGAGGAAGGGGGGTGATAATACCATATAGCGATCCTATCTTGAAAGTCAAATCACAGACTCTGTATAGCATTGGTTACAATGAGCGACCATCCGGCAGCATCATGCAGAGTTGCATTCGTGAACATGACTCTGAAACAGTGGAAACGCAGTGAGAAGGCATTTGATTATTACGAACACTGTCGTTGTGTGCCTGACCGCCTTCGCCGTCTCGATTCCGGCTGCGTCCGTGGTGAAAATGTCGTTGCCCATATACTGCTCCCCATTAGTGACAGTTGTTTGTTAAGCTATTGTTTTGCGGCTGGACATTCAAAGGAGTTCAGCCATGAAACGACGACAACGGGATTCAAAGACAAAGGCCAGGATCGTTCTGGAAGGTTTGTCAGGCCGCCAGCTGGAGCAAAGCCAGAAGAGTAGTAGCGATTGACATAATGTGAGTCAAATCACGTTGCAGGGTCGGTTTTTGCAAGAATAGGGGGGCTGAAGTACAGCGGCCTACCGTTGGTGTAGGCCATGGGGGGATGTAGGCGAATTTGCTAAATCGAGAGGTGGTGATGTAGCTGACATAATTCGAACAGTATAAACCTTGTACCGAGTAACAACTTCCAAAACAAACAGGAGAAATGATGAGAAAGACTCTTGTTTTCTTCGCATTGGTAATCGGGCTGGTCCTTTTGATCAGCGCCGGGTTTGCTTTCGGTAGCCAAGACTTCAAGGTGAAAAGCACGACGTTTGCCCCTGACAAATCCGAATACGCCGCAGGTGAGATTCTGGTGAAGTTCAGGGCTGACGTCAAGGTACAGGACATCAACAGAATTCACGCCAAACACGGTACATCTGAGATGTACACAAGTCCGCGTGCTGGTTTCAAACGGATCAGTATCCCATCTACGGCGACTGTTGATCAGATGGTTGAACTCTTCCGAGGGAAACCCGAGGTCGAGTACGCCGAGCCCAATTACATCTTTCACGCATTCATGACTCCTAACGACCCGTACTACTCTTATCAATGGCACATGCCGATGATCAACATGGAGCAGGCCTGGGACCAGTCAACGGGAACAGGCGTCGTCGTGGCGATCGTCGATTGTGGTGTGGCTTATGAGAATTATGGCTCCTTTGCCCAGGCCCCCGATCTAGCCGGCACCTCTTTCGTGCCCGGGTACGACTTCGTGAATAATGATACTCATCCTAATGACGACAACGGCCACGGCACTCACGTCGCCGGCACCGTTGCCCAGACGACAAATAACGGCGTTGGCGTCACAGGCGTCGCCTTCAACTGCAGCATTATGCCCGTCAAGGTGCTTGATTCCCAGGGCAGCGGCTATTTGTCTGACGTGGCGGATGGAATCATATGGGCTGCCGATAACGGCGCTGATGTAATCAATATGAGCCTCGGTGCTTCTTCTACAACATCGACACTTCAGAATGCCGTCCAGTATGCCTATGGAATGGGTGTAACCATAGTCTGTGCCGCTGGAAATGCAGGCACCCCTGTGGCACAGTACCCTGCCGCTTACACGGAGTGCATCTCTGTCTCCGCCGTTCGGTATGACAAAGCCCTGGCATACTACTCCAGTTATGGTTCAACAATAGATATCTGCGCCCCGGGTGGTGATGTCACTGTTGACCAGAACGGTGATGGTTATGTCGATGGTGTTCTTCAGCAGACTCACGACGGCTCCAACTATTCGAGTTTTTCCTATTACTTCTATCAGGGTACATCAATGGCCTCGCCCCACGTAGCTGGTGTAGCGGCTCTGCTACTTGCCAAAGACGGTTCCCTGACGCCTCAGCAGGTAAGAGATGCCATCCAGGGTTCTGCAGAGGACCTGGGTGCGGCTGGTTGGGACCAGTCCTTTGGATATGGGTTAGTCGATGCTAACGCGGCACTTCAGTCGCTGACTCCGACTCCACCGGTTGCGAATTTCTCCGGTTCACCGACATCCGGTACAGTTCCTCTGACGGTCAATTTCACTGATCTGTCGACCGGCAGTGTTACGAGCTGGAGTTGGACATTCGGCGATGGCGGCACATCGACCGCGCAGAATCCGTCGCACCAGTATACATCTGCCAATACCTATACCGTGAGTCTGACGGTCACTGGCCCGGGCGGCTCTGACGGCGAAACCAAGACCAACTACATAACGGTCAATCCATGCGTCACGCCGACAGCCGGCTTCGTTGGATCACCGACGAGCGGCGACTACCCGCTGCTTGTAAACTTCACCGATCAGTCATCGGGGGCGACATCATGGGCATGGACATTCGGTGACGGCGGCACATCGACTGCGTCGAATCCGTCTCACACATACACGTCTGCAGGGACATTCACAGTCACCCAGACTGTGACGAATTCATGCGGGAATGACCAATTGGTGCGCACCAATTATATCACCGTTACAACCCCACCGTGCTATGCTCCGGTTGCCGCGTTTGTAGGATCACCGACATCCGGTACTTATCCGCTGACTGTCAATTTCACGGATCAGTCCACGAATGCGCCAACATCATGGAGCTGGACATTCGGTGATGGCGGCACATCGACCGCGCAGAATCCGTCGCACACATACACGAGCGCAGGGACGTTCACCGTTACTCTCACAGCCACGAATAGTTGCGGCAGCGATGGAGAGACGAAAACCGGCTATATAACGGTGACCGAACCGAGCACGTGGACAGTTATCACGTATGATGACTTTGAATCAGGCTGGGGAAGCTACACCGACGGCGGCGGTGACTGCAGTCGATATACCAGAGGCACCTATGCACACCAGGGGAGCGCTGCGGCCGACATTCAGGACAACAGTGGCACATCTTCCTCATTCTATCACACGACCGGCTACGATGTATCCGGATATTCAGAACTTCAAATCGAGTTCTGGTTCCGCGCATCCAGTATGGAATCAGGCGAAGATTTCTGGGTCCAGTATTACAACGGATCGACGTGGCAAACAGTCGCCACATTCACCAGTGGCACCGATTTCAGCAACAATGTCTTCTACAACGCCGTTGTCAGTATATCCAGCAGCCAATACAGTTTCCCGACCAATGCGAAGCTTCGCTTCATGTGTGATGCCAGTGATAACCGCGACGACGTGTACATCGACGAAATCGAGTTCCGTGGTATGGGCGGCGGAACCAGCGGATTCGCCAAGAACGAACCGCTGCTTCCGGAGGAGTTCTCACTTGCTCAGAACTACCCGAACCCATTCAATCCGGTGACGCAGATTTCGTTCACCCTGCCAACAACGCAGGACATCAGGCTCGAGGTGTTCAACATTCTCGGACAGCGTGTTGAAGTGCTCGCGGATAGAGCGTTCGGCGCCGGAAGTTACACGATTCCGTGGGATGCATCAAAGCACTCCTCCGGTGTCTACTTCTATCGCCTCAGTTCCGCAACATTCAACAAGACCATGAAGATGGTGCTGATGAAATAGATTGTCCCTACAGGGATGATATCAATGAAGGCTCCCTCATGGGAGCCTTCATGTATTAGTTGCAGTGGCGCCCGTAAGACACTGATATGTCAGCACATACACACTTCGCCTATCGCATCGTGCCGAGAAGCGCGGTT from Candidatus Zixiibacteriota bacterium carries:
- a CDS encoding RtcB family protein — translated: MEKKKISEGIWEIDPSQKQGMNVPARILSSDRLIDRVEQGVYEQITNVACLPGIVGSALCMPDGHWGYGFPIGGVAAFSTSDGIISPGGIGFDINCGMKMLRTNLTLEEIRPKLQQLIDTLFDYVPAGAGKTGTVHLDNRRFRDIMTDGVGWCVKNGFATAADQDASEESGCIRGANPDFVSDKAFKRGLNQLGTLGSGNHYLEIEVVKESNILDHDIARAFGIDRPNQIVISIHCGSRGFGHQVATDYLQVFEKSVKKFGINVRDKELACAPFKSDEGQRYFAAMKCAANNAFANRQVIVHRIREAFEKVLGKSNQELGITTIYDVAHNIAKIEKYSIDGREQEVVVHRKGATRAFGPDVDGIPSRYRGVGQPVIVGGSMETGAYLLVGTQKAMDSTFGSTLHGSGRTMSRMKAKKQVQGKALASEMRQRGILVRAASFSGLAEEAGFAYKNIDDVVDAVAKIGISKPVAKLLPIANIKG
- a CDS encoding archease; the protein is MPYKFIDDIATADCAVAIQATTLESLFCDAARALIDCMTDISIVQANKTWSISLDEDNLERLLYSWLSELVFIRDSENVLFSDFSVEIAEDAHACHLRADIMGENIDHGRHDMRADVKAVTMHMFKIEREADTWRAFVIFDL
- a CDS encoding 4Fe-4S binding protein, producing the protein MAMKIIDECTACGLCLPECPQNAIEEGDIYIIDADLCNECEGVDGGSQCVAICPIDDCIIQA
- a CDS encoding S8 family serine peptidase — protein: MRKTLVFFALVIGLVLLISAGFAFGSQDFKVKSTTFAPDKSEYAAGEILVKFRADVKVQDINRIHAKHGTSEMYTSPRAGFKRISIPSTATVDQMVELFRGKPEVEYAEPNYIFHAFMTPNDPYYSYQWHMPMINMEQAWDQSTGTGVVVAIVDCGVAYENYGSFAQAPDLAGTSFVPGYDFVNNDTHPNDDNGHGTHVAGTVAQTTNNGVGVTGVAFNCSIMPVKVLDSQGSGYLSDVADGIIWAADNGADVINMSLGASSTTSTLQNAVQYAYGMGVTIVCAAGNAGTPVAQYPAAYTECISVSAVRYDKALAYYSSYGSTIDICAPGGDVTVDQNGDGYVDGVLQQTHDGSNYSSFSYYFYQGTSMASPHVAGVAALLLAKDGSLTPQQVRDAIQGSAEDLGAAGWDQSFGYGLVDANAALQSLTPTPPVANFSGSPTSGTVPLTVNFTDLSTGSVTSWSWTFGDGGTSTAQNPSHQYTSANTYTVSLTVTGPGGSDGETKTNYITVNPCVTPTAGFVGSPTSGDYPLLVNFTDQSSGATSWAWTFGDGGTSTASNPSHTYTSAGTFTVTQTVTNSCGNDQLVRTNYITVTTPPCYAPVAAFVGSPTSGTYPLTVNFTDQSTNAPTSWSWTFGDGGTSTAQNPSHTYTSAGTFTVTLTATNSCGSDGETKTGYITVTEPSTWTVITYDDFESGWGSYTDGGGDCSRYTRGTYAHQGSAAADIQDNSGTSSSFYHTTGYDVSGYSELQIEFWFRASSMESGEDFWVQYYNGSTWQTVATFTSGTDFSNNVFYNAVVSISSSQYSFPTNAKLRFMCDASDNRDDVYIDEIEFRGMGGGTSGFAKNEPLLPEEFSLAQNYPNPFNPVTQISFTLPTTQDIRLEVFNILGQRVEVLADRAFGAGSYTIPWDASKHSSGVYFYRLSSATFNKTMKMVLMK